The following nucleotide sequence is from Coffea eugenioides isolate CCC68of chromosome 10, Ceug_1.0, whole genome shotgun sequence.
TTTTCTTATAGTCGCGTCTTTGAACTGCTTCTTTTTAGTGGTAGTTTTCATACCTAGAATGTGAGAGAACTGAGTAGATCACCCTTGTTCGGTAGAGCTAACCCTTGGCCATCACTTGCTGGTGATCTGGTCAGTGATATTTCTTCTCTAGTAACCTAGCTGGAGCCCTATGGCTGAGGAGATAGCGGAGATCCTGAAAAAATTTGTGCTATCAACAAAAGAGTTGGGAGGTACAAAAATTGATCTGGGAGATGTAGGACCAAGTGTTAAGGAATGTGAAGAAAGTCTGGTGGGGAagataaaaagagaaaaaatcaTAAATTTCGTGGgagttaaaaattttgttacccTAGCATGGGGATACCCCTAAAGGCTTGAGGGTGGTGGAGGTAGGAGTCAATACTTTCCAGTTCTTCATTCCCAGTGAAAAGGATAGAGATAGGATCTCTAATGAAGGGCTATGGATCATTGACAGTCAAATGCTAGTGGTTTGGCCATGGTTTGTAGGGTTCGAAGAGGAAACGGCTGACTTCAACATTGCTCCATTATGGATACAAGTCTGGAACCTCCCAGTACACTGGATTTCAAAGGAAGTGGGAAGGAAGATAGCCTTAGTGTTCCAGGAAACAAAGGAGGTTATCGTACCTCAAGAGGGAGGTAAGGAGGGAAGGCGCATCAAGGTGTTAGTAATGGCAGATATATCACAACCCGTAATGAGAGGTACCACGGTCAAAATGGATGGAAATATGAAATGGGTAAGCTTTAGGTATGAACGGTGCCCAGACTTCTGCTACACCTGTGGCACGATAGGACATGGTGAAAGGAATTGTACAGCCAGCATACAAGTGGAGAGAGGTCATTTAGATAATCAATTTGGGCCATGGCTTAGAGCTGGTGAGGGGAAGTTGTCATCTCAGAAAGAGAGGGGAAGTAGACAACCAGTCAACATATCTCCCAACAAACAGCGTTGGGATTTAAAGATGGGAATTTGGTTCCAATGAGAGGAGGAGGAAAACTGATGGAAAAAAAGGAACTTGATACCAATGATCAAGGGGAAAAGGAGAATGGAACTAACGAGACTGGTATGCAAGGAGGAAGCAATCTAGtaagtaaagaaaaagaaaaacaaaaggtcCCAGGAATGGAGGAGAGTAAAATGTTAGGGaagggagagaagaacaggcaAAGCAAGCTGGTGAAGGGACGTCTCATATAGGACATCTGAATATTGTGTTGGAGAGACCTGTGGAACAACTTTTGAAGGAACTAGAAACTGAGAGTATGCAGGTAGAGGAACAAGTGGAGGTTTTGGAGGAGGCAAGCAATCAAAAAACTATCAGAAGGACTAGGAAACAGTTAAAGACTCCAGTTGTGAGGAAAAAAACCTGTGAAAGATATACAAAACCTCTTGAAGAACAAAGAAAATACAGGGAAGAGGAAATTTCAGTTAGTGGATGAAGATATGGTGGACGTTGATGTGGTTGAGGTAGTTGGAAAAAAGGGGAAGATGGAGATAGGCCAAGAAAGTTGTGTAAACCATGGAAAGAGGGAGGTGACCAGCCCAACATGGTCACCAATGGATAAATGAAAGTCATGGTGTGGAATTGTCAAGGTGCTAggagccccttgacaattccccagTTGAGGGAGACTTGCAACCTCCTCTCCCCAAACATGGTTTTCTTGTGTGAAACCAAAAACAGAAAACACTTCACGGGAAAACCACAAAAACAGTTGAGGTTTGAGGAAAGTGTGGTGGAATCAATGAATAAATCAGGAGGGATGACAGTAATGTGGAATAATGAGGTGAAGATTTTAGATGTTTTTACCACTGCTTTTACTATGGAAGTTCACATTATGGACACTAAGACTAACGTGGACTGGTGGTTCATAGGAATTTATGTTAGTACTGATGATCAGATTAGGAGGAATCAGTGGAGGGTGATAGAGAGAAGAAAAGAGCTATGGGGACAAAGGTGGTTGATTTCAAGAGACTTTAATGATATCACTTCCAATGAGGAGAAATGGGGGGGCAAAAGAAGGGAGGAATGCTCTTTCAAGGATTTTAGACTCTTCATTAATCAAAATGGACTCATAGATTTGGGATTTGAAGGCAACCCCTGGACATGGAGTAATCATTGGACTCAAGAAGGGGAAATTAAACAAAGGCTTGATCGAGCTCTGGGGAGCAGTGCTTGGAGCCAATAGTTTGATAGAGCTAGTGTTAA
It contains:
- the LOC113750482 gene encoding uncharacterized protein LOC113750482, which codes for MAEEIAEILKKFVLSTKELGGTKIDLGDVGPSVKECEESLRVVEVGVNTFQFFIPSEKDRDRISNEGLWIIDSQMLVVWPWFVGFEEETADFNIAPLWIQVWNLPVHWISKEVGRKIALVFQETKEVIVPQEGGKEGRRIKVLVMADISQPVMRGTTVKMDGNMKWVSFRYERCPDFCYTCGTIGHGERNCTASIQVERGHLDNQFGPWLRAGEGKLSSQKERGSRQPVNISPNKQRWDLKMGIWFQ